The Camelina sativa cultivar DH55 chromosome 18, Cs, whole genome shotgun sequence DNA window ATAGCGccatcaagaacaagaacaagaagcagaagagaggAGACGGCGGTAGTGTTTCTATTGATGTTCCAAGCAACGAAAGCTGGATTATGGACGAGTTTAGGCTACCTACTGATACGTTCCAGGACACAGTCCTCTGCAAGATTCACAAGAAAAAAtggtcggagaagaagaaggagaaggagaaggagaatgaTCATCATGTGGAAGATAAGCTTGATCAGGAGCTAGTCGTCCCGCGCAAGATTCACAAGAAAAGGaattccaagaagaagaaggagaaggatcaTCACGAGGAAGCTTCCACTTCTACTAATCATGATCAGCATGATGATGagtcgtcttcatcttcttctttctgggAGCAGCAGAAAAAAGAAGCACTCGGAGGAGAGAAGGTGGATGAGCAGGTTGAAGCCATGGAGAATGAACGGTTTGAAGATTGGATTGAAGAATTGCTGCTGGGCAGTGATCAGGACTTGCTTTCGATACCCTGATGAAGATTTCTATATATTGTagttatatttctttcttttttttttagcaagtGTGTTATGAGAGCGATGACTGCTACTAGTTAATGTTATGTTTATTAGATATGATAgctaaaggtttttttttgtttgtttagaatATCTCTTGGAGAAATATGGTGTTTTAATCATCCTATtgtacacattttttttattcaatacaaataattatttcttttctttgaataaaatgtaaaatttatttgaaaaaaaaaactttttgacaTCAAGTGCATCGTGTGTTTGAGATTGTTTACATTGTTTTCGTCATCGTCTTAACACGTACGTCGAAGTTACCATTACCGTATGCTTGAGGTGATCGGAATTAGGCTACTCTGCTCCAAATAAGAAACCAAATTCGTTAAAGCCTAATAATAATCGTGACAAATTGTTGAGAATCATAGCTAAGATCTCTTTGTTTGATCTCTTATGTCTTATCTCtttgtttgttctattttgCTTCagctctctgcttttttttNNNNNNNNNNNNN harbors:
- the LOC104763568 gene encoding NAC domain-containing protein 35-like → MNDYYEEDEGLHFDPTGPEVINSYLIPMLRGEPMEDFIVVKDVYAKEPWLLDHTNHPFLKEDEWYYVSRNTQISKEKVGCGKYSKRKIIGDGIDRGNWNANGKEDIIDEETGKVIGIKQNFTYHSAIKNKNKKQKRGDGGSVSIDVPSNESWIMDEFRLPTDTFQDTVLCKIHKKKWSEKKKEKEKENDHHVEDKLDQELVVPRKIHKKRNSKKKKEKDHHEEASTSTNHDQHDDESSSSSSFWEQQKKEALGGEKVDEQVEAMENERFEDWIEELLLGSDQDLLSIP